A genomic region of Equus caballus isolate H_3958 breed thoroughbred chromosome 1, TB-T2T, whole genome shotgun sequence contains the following coding sequences:
- the CYP1A2 gene encoding cytochrome P450 1A2 isoform X1, whose translation MMLSQLSPFSATELLLASTIFCLVFWVVRAWQPQIPKGLKSPPGPWGWPFLGHVLTLGKNPHLALSRLSQRYGDVMQIRIGSTPVLVLSGLDTIRQALVRQGDDFKGRPDLYSFTLITNGQSMTFNPDSGPVWAARRRLAQNALNTFSIASDPASMSSCYLEEHVSKEAEALLSRLQKLMSVAGRFDPSSQVVASVANVIGAMCFGQHFPHSSEEMISLLRSSHEFVQTASSGNPVDFFPILRYLPNLPLQRFKSFNQRFLRFLQKIIQEHYRDFDKNSIQDITGALFKHREKSSRASGVLIPQEKIINIINDIFGAGFDTVTTAITWSLTYLVTNPKIQRKIQEELDTVVGRARQPRLSDRPQLPYMEAFILETFRHSSFVPFTIPHSTVRDTTLNGFYIPKERCVFINQWHVNHDEELWENPFEFRPERFLSADGTTINKTLSEKVMLFGMGKRRCIGEVLAKWEVFLFLAILLQRLEFSVPPGVKLDLTPIYGLTMKHASCEHVQARLRFSIK comes from the exons ATGATGTTGTCCCAGCTCAGTCCCTTCTCGGCCACAGAGCTTCTCCTGGCCTCCACTATCTTCTGTCTGGTATTCTGGGTGGTCAGAGCTTGGCAGCCCCAGATCCCCAAAGGCCTGAAGAGTCCaccagggccctggggctggcccttcttGGGGCATGTGCTGACCCTAGGGAAGAACCCACATCTGGCTCTGTCGAGGCTGAGCCAGCGTTATGGGGATGTGATGCAGATCCGCATTGGCAGCACACCTGTGCTGGTACTCAGCGGCCTGGACACCATCCGGCAGGCCCTGGTGCGGCAGGGCGATGATTTCAAGGGCCGGCCTGACCTCTACAGCTTCACTCTGATCACTAACGGCCAGAGCATGACCTTCAACCCAGACTCTGGACCAGTGTGGGCTGCCCGCCGGCGCCTGGCCCAGAACGCCCTCAACACCTTCTCCATCGCCTCAGACCCAGCTTCCATGTCCTCATGCTACTTGGAGGAGCATGTGAGCAAGGAGGCCGAGGCCCTCCTCAGCAGGTTGCAGAAGCTGATGTCAGTGGCTGGGCGCTTCGACCCCTCCAGCCAAGTGGTAGCATCCGTGGCCAATGTCATTGGTGCCATGTGCTTCGGGCAGCACTTCCCCCACAGCAGCGAGGAAATGATCAGCCTTTTGAGAAGCAGCCATGAGTTCGTGCAGACTGCCTCCTCCGGGAACCCCGTAGACTTCTTCCCCATTCTCCGATACCTGCCCAACCTTCCCCTGCAGAGGTTCAAGTCCTTCAACCAGAGGTTCCTGCGGTTCCTGCAGAAAATAATCCAGGAGCACTATCGGGACTTTGACAAG AACAGCATCCAGGACATCACAGGCGCCCTGTTCAAGCACAGAGAGAAGAGCTCCAGAGCCAGCGGTGTTCTCATCCCCCAGGAGAAGATTATCAACATTATCAATGACATTTTCGGTGCCG GATTTGACACAGTCACAACAGCTATCACCTGGAGCCTTACGTACCTTGTGACAAATCCTAAGATACAGAGGAAGATCCAGGAGGAGCTGG ACACAGTGGTTGGCAGGGCGCGGCAGCCCCGACTCTCCGACAGACCCCAGCTGCCCTATATGGAGGCCTTCATCCTGGAGACCTTCCGACACTCCTCCTTCGTCCCCTTCACCATCCCCCACAG caCAGTAAGGGACACGACACTGAACGGCTTCTACATCCCCAAGGAACGCTGTGTCTTCATAAACCAGTGGCATGTCAACCATGACGA GGAGTTGTGGGAGAACCCGTTTGAGTTCCGGCCAGAGCGATTCCTCAGTGCTGATGGCACCACCATCAACAAGACCTTGAGTGAGAAGGTGATGCTCTTTGGCATGGGCAAGCGCCGGTGCATAGGAGAAGTCCTGGCCAAGTGGGAGGTCTTCCTCTTCCTGGCCATCTTGCTGCAACGGCTGGAGTTCAGTGTGCCACCAGGCGTAAAATTGGACCTAACCCCCATCTACGGGCTGACCATGAAGCATGCCAGCTGTGAACATGTCCAGGCACGGCTACGGTTTTCCATCAAGTGA
- the CYP1A2 gene encoding cytochrome P450 1A2 isoform X2 → MMLSQLSPFSATELLLASTIFCLVFWVVRAWQPQIPKGLKSPPGPWGWPFLGHVLTLGKNPHLALSRLSQRYGDVMQIRIGSTPVLVLSGLDTIRQALVRQGDDFKGRPDLYSFTLITNGQSMTFNPDSGPVWAARRRLAQNALNTFSIASDPASMSSCYLEEHVSKEAEALLSRLQKLMSVAGRFDPSSQVVASVANVIGAMCFGQHFPHSSEEMISLLRSSHEFVQTASSGNPVDFFPILRYLPNLPLQRFKSFNQRFLRFLQKIIQEHYRDFDKHREKSSRASGVLIPQEKIINIINDIFGAGFDTVTTAITWSLTYLVTNPKIQRKIQEELDTVVGRARQPRLSDRPQLPYMEAFILETFRHSSFVPFTIPHSTVRDTTLNGFYIPKERCVFINQWHVNHDEELWENPFEFRPERFLSADGTTINKTLSEKVMLFGMGKRRCIGEVLAKWEVFLFLAILLQRLEFSVPPGVKLDLTPIYGLTMKHASCEHVQARLRFSIK, encoded by the exons ATGATGTTGTCCCAGCTCAGTCCCTTCTCGGCCACAGAGCTTCTCCTGGCCTCCACTATCTTCTGTCTGGTATTCTGGGTGGTCAGAGCTTGGCAGCCCCAGATCCCCAAAGGCCTGAAGAGTCCaccagggccctggggctggcccttcttGGGGCATGTGCTGACCCTAGGGAAGAACCCACATCTGGCTCTGTCGAGGCTGAGCCAGCGTTATGGGGATGTGATGCAGATCCGCATTGGCAGCACACCTGTGCTGGTACTCAGCGGCCTGGACACCATCCGGCAGGCCCTGGTGCGGCAGGGCGATGATTTCAAGGGCCGGCCTGACCTCTACAGCTTCACTCTGATCACTAACGGCCAGAGCATGACCTTCAACCCAGACTCTGGACCAGTGTGGGCTGCCCGCCGGCGCCTGGCCCAGAACGCCCTCAACACCTTCTCCATCGCCTCAGACCCAGCTTCCATGTCCTCATGCTACTTGGAGGAGCATGTGAGCAAGGAGGCCGAGGCCCTCCTCAGCAGGTTGCAGAAGCTGATGTCAGTGGCTGGGCGCTTCGACCCCTCCAGCCAAGTGGTAGCATCCGTGGCCAATGTCATTGGTGCCATGTGCTTCGGGCAGCACTTCCCCCACAGCAGCGAGGAAATGATCAGCCTTTTGAGAAGCAGCCATGAGTTCGTGCAGACTGCCTCCTCCGGGAACCCCGTAGACTTCTTCCCCATTCTCCGATACCTGCCCAACCTTCCCCTGCAGAGGTTCAAGTCCTTCAACCAGAGGTTCCTGCGGTTCCTGCAGAAAATAATCCAGGAGCACTATCGGGACTTTGACAAG CACAGAGAGAAGAGCTCCAGAGCCAGCGGTGTTCTCATCCCCCAGGAGAAGATTATCAACATTATCAATGACATTTTCGGTGCCG GATTTGACACAGTCACAACAGCTATCACCTGGAGCCTTACGTACCTTGTGACAAATCCTAAGATACAGAGGAAGATCCAGGAGGAGCTGG ACACAGTGGTTGGCAGGGCGCGGCAGCCCCGACTCTCCGACAGACCCCAGCTGCCCTATATGGAGGCCTTCATCCTGGAGACCTTCCGACACTCCTCCTTCGTCCCCTTCACCATCCCCCACAG caCAGTAAGGGACACGACACTGAACGGCTTCTACATCCCCAAGGAACGCTGTGTCTTCATAAACCAGTGGCATGTCAACCATGACGA GGAGTTGTGGGAGAACCCGTTTGAGTTCCGGCCAGAGCGATTCCTCAGTGCTGATGGCACCACCATCAACAAGACCTTGAGTGAGAAGGTGATGCTCTTTGGCATGGGCAAGCGCCGGTGCATAGGAGAAGTCCTGGCCAAGTGGGAGGTCTTCCTCTTCCTGGCCATCTTGCTGCAACGGCTGGAGTTCAGTGTGCCACCAGGCGTAAAATTGGACCTAACCCCCATCTACGGGCTGACCATGAAGCATGCCAGCTGTGAACATGTCCAGGCACGGCTACGGTTTTCCATCAAGTGA